One genomic segment of Streptomyces sp. NBC_00239 includes these proteins:
- a CDS encoding ubiquitin-like domain-containing protein, with translation MSETQGSSHRASGRRRAVPGVPGQGGPVDADTPGTGRRRAAPAGAAATAEPPAPPRDAPGRHRDGPGALGAPGGDWAAGGAAVPGLADPYDPYDPYTADGPYPPAGLYAPADPYAPAGPYPPADPYAQPDPYTPYDPYDPYDPYPREGAAVPGSRAAGRRGRRKRGAAGADWRRLVPQALVVAFLAGGTSAFVASDKAVRLTVDGVPRTFHTFADDVGELLVAEHLHTGAHDLIAPGPGTDLEDGDEIVVRYGRPVQLTLDGQSRQVWTTARTVDGALRQLGVRAEGAYLSASRSAPISRKGLTLSVRTERTVTFMADGRERTIRTNAATVREALEQAGIGLQGQDTTSVPPETFPRDGQTVTVLRITGSREVREEQIPYAVERIKDPELFAGTEVVEKAGRPGARRVTYALRTVNGVRQKPRRITEEVVRDPVTQVVKVGTRPLPTSVDGADHLDWGALARCESGGRPGAVDASGTYGGLYQFDVGTWRGLGGSGRAQDASASEQTFRAKKLYVQRGASPWPHCGRRLYR, from the coding sequence GTGAGCGAAACACAGGGCAGCAGTCACCGGGCCTCCGGCCGCCGTCGCGCGGTCCCGGGGGTACCCGGGCAGGGCGGTCCCGTCGACGCGGACACCCCCGGCACCGGCCGCCGCCGCGCGGCCCCGGCCGGTGCGGCCGCCACCGCCGAGCCCCCCGCCCCGCCCCGGGACGCCCCCGGCCGGCACCGCGACGGCCCCGGTGCCCTTGGCGCCCCGGGCGGCGACTGGGCGGCCGGTGGCGCCGCCGTTCCCGGCCTCGCGGACCCCTACGACCCCTACGACCCGTACACCGCGGACGGCCCGTACCCCCCGGCCGGCCTCTACGCCCCGGCCGACCCGTACGCCCCGGCCGGCCCGTACCCCCCGGCCGATCCGTACGCCCAGCCGGATCCGTACACCCCGTACGACCCGTACGACCCGTACGACCCGTACCCCCGGGAGGGCGCGGCCGTGCCGGGGAGTCGTGCCGCCGGGCGTCGCGGGCGGCGCAAGCGGGGCGCGGCCGGGGCGGACTGGCGGCGGCTGGTCCCGCAGGCGCTCGTCGTCGCGTTCCTGGCCGGCGGCACCTCCGCCTTCGTCGCCAGCGACAAGGCCGTCCGCCTCACCGTCGACGGCGTCCCCCGCACCTTCCACACCTTCGCCGACGACGTCGGCGAGCTGCTCGTCGCCGAGCACCTCCACACCGGCGCCCACGACCTGATCGCCCCCGGCCCCGGCACCGACCTGGAGGACGGCGACGAGATCGTCGTCCGGTACGGCCGGCCCGTGCAGCTCACCCTCGACGGCCAGAGCCGCCAGGTGTGGACCACCGCCCGGACCGTCGACGGGGCCCTGCGCCAGCTCGGCGTCCGGGCCGAGGGCGCGTACCTCTCCGCCTCCCGTTCCGCGCCCATCTCGCGCAAGGGCCTGACCCTCAGCGTCCGCACCGAACGGACCGTCACCTTCATGGCCGACGGCCGCGAACGGACGATCCGCACCAACGCCGCCACCGTCCGCGAGGCCCTCGAACAGGCCGGGATCGGCCTCCAGGGCCAGGACACCACCTCCGTGCCCCCCGAGACCTTCCCCCGCGACGGCCAGACCGTCACCGTGCTGCGGATCACCGGCTCCCGTGAGGTCCGCGAGGAGCAGATCCCGTACGCCGTCGAACGCATCAAGGACCCGGAGCTGTTCGCCGGGACCGAGGTCGTCGAGAAGGCCGGCCGGCCCGGCGCCCGCCGCGTCACCTACGCCCTGCGGACCGTCAACGGGGTCCGCCAGAAGCCCCGCCGCATCACCGAGGAAGTCGTCCGCGACCCCGTCACCCAGGTGGTCAAGGTCGGCACCCGGCCGCTGCCGACCTCCGTCGACGGCGCCGACCACCTCGACTGGGGCGCCCTCGCCCGCTGCGAGTCCGGCGGCCGCCCCGGCGCCGTCGACGCCTCGGGCACCTACGGCGGCCTCTACCAGTTCGACGTCGGCACCTGGCGCGGCCTCGGCGGCAGCGGCCGCGCCCAGGACGCGAGCGCGAGCGAGCAGACCTTCCGGGCCAAGAAGCTCTACGTGCAGCGGGGGGCGAGTCCGTGGCCGCACTGCGGCCGTAGGCTTTACCGGTGA
- a CDS encoding outer membrane protein assembly factor BamB family protein yields the protein MTQPPHEPPNQPPVPPGYGHLPGPPQQQPGYPQQVPNPYAQPQQPQQPQPGQAPGPNPYAQQPPYPQHPQQPPYQQHPQQPYPQHQPQQGQGFPPPPPGGGPRKQRGNKPLAIGAAVVAAALVLGTAGYFVLAGDDGDEPKKSVAQSSTPADAKPSGSPSVDDGDGSGDGGKENEDLNAGRKPGEDKVLWLKLNHTDIPGSGAQTPGMWVSGDTVAKVGYKNVTGYSAADGKQKWTVPLDGEVCGRTREAAPNGKIVVAFEKGTGSKATCDQLKQIDVASGKVGWTKEVAQEGLFDIMTNLRLAISGNTLVVARTGPTTGLRMSDGGKLFVTQTDTCSPLEYAGGSRLIAVTTCFKAETEQVEGIDPKTGKAQWSYKFPKSWKINKVYSVDPVIVDANSEDLQKRAIVVLNSNGTLRTQLKGEGKFTANCGTDLLGRDLQGCRGAFVVGNTFLLMTEGKTPMHDNEVVAFSLDTGKIVRRTAAPKDRYMTPLQAEGGRIYAYVDPSISGGKPGEIVSWPTGGGALTTVLRHPTPAAAVERSFFTPQIAYSGGRFFLGTSQLLGKDGTSEKLLMVFGK from the coding sequence ATGACTCAGCCGCCGCACGAGCCGCCGAACCAGCCTCCCGTACCTCCCGGTTACGGACACCTGCCCGGCCCGCCGCAGCAACAGCCCGGGTACCCGCAGCAGGTCCCCAACCCGTACGCGCAGCCGCAGCAGCCGCAGCAGCCGCAGCCGGGTCAGGCTCCGGGGCCCAACCCGTACGCGCAACAGCCGCCGTACCCGCAGCACCCGCAGCAGCCGCCGTACCAGCAGCACCCCCAGCAGCCGTACCCGCAGCACCAGCCGCAGCAGGGCCAGGGCTTCCCGCCCCCGCCGCCCGGCGGCGGCCCGCGCAAGCAGCGCGGCAACAAGCCCCTGGCGATCGGCGCGGCCGTCGTGGCCGCGGCCCTCGTGCTCGGCACCGCCGGCTACTTCGTCCTCGCCGGCGACGACGGGGACGAGCCGAAGAAGTCCGTCGCGCAGAGCAGCACCCCCGCCGACGCCAAGCCCTCCGGCTCGCCCTCCGTGGACGACGGCGACGGCAGCGGCGACGGCGGCAAGGAGAACGAGGACCTCAACGCGGGCCGCAAGCCCGGCGAGGACAAGGTCCTCTGGCTCAAGCTCAACCACACCGACATCCCCGGCAGCGGCGCGCAGACCCCCGGCATGTGGGTCTCCGGCGACACCGTCGCCAAGGTCGGCTACAAGAACGTCACCGGCTACTCCGCCGCCGACGGCAAGCAGAAGTGGACCGTCCCGCTCGACGGGGAGGTCTGCGGCCGGACCCGCGAGGCCGCCCCGAACGGCAAGATCGTCGTCGCCTTCGAGAAGGGCACCGGCAGCAAGGCCACGTGCGACCAGCTCAAGCAGATCGACGTCGCGTCGGGCAAGGTGGGCTGGACCAAGGAAGTGGCCCAGGAGGGCCTCTTCGACATCATGACCAACCTGCGGCTCGCGATCAGCGGGAACACCCTCGTCGTCGCCCGCACCGGTCCCACCACCGGCCTGAGGATGAGCGACGGCGGCAAGCTGTTCGTCACGCAGACCGACACCTGCTCGCCCCTGGAGTACGCGGGCGGCAGCCGCCTGATCGCCGTGACCACCTGCTTCAAGGCCGAGACCGAGCAGGTCGAGGGCATCGACCCGAAGACCGGCAAGGCCCAGTGGTCGTACAAGTTCCCCAAGAGCTGGAAGATCAACAAGGTCTACTCGGTGGACCCGGTCATCGTCGACGCCAACAGCGAGGACCTGCAGAAGCGCGCCATCGTGGTCCTGAACTCCAACGGCACCCTGCGCACCCAGCTCAAGGGCGAGGGCAAGTTCACCGCCAACTGCGGCACGGACCTGCTCGGCCGCGACCTCCAGGGGTGCAGGGGCGCCTTCGTCGTCGGCAACACCTTCCTCCTCATGACCGAGGGCAAGACCCCGATGCACGACAACGAGGTCGTCGCCTTCTCCCTCGACACCGGCAAGATCGTCCGGCGCACCGCCGCGCCCAAGGACCGGTACATGACCCCGCTCCAGGCCGAGGGCGGCCGGATCTACGCGTACGTGGACCCGAGCATCTCCGGCGGCAAGCCCGGCGAGATCGTCTCCTGGCCCACCGGCGGCGGCGCCCTCACCACCGTGCTGCGCCACCCGACTCCGGCCGCGGCGGTCGAGCGTTCCTTCTTCACCCCGCAGATCGCCTACTCGGGCGGCCGGTTCTTCCTCGGCACCTCCCAGCT
- the rsmA gene encoding 16S rRNA (adenine(1518)-N(6)/adenine(1519)-N(6))-dimethyltransferase RsmA, giving the protein MSTAEQHDAPDALLGPADIRELAAALGVRPTKQKGQNFVIDANTVRRIVRTAGVRPEDVVVEVGPGLGSLTLALLEAAAHVTAVEIDDILAAALPATIEARLPAKKDRFALVHSDAMLVQELPGPAPTALVANLPYNVAVPVLLHMLDRFPTIERTLVMVQAEVADRLAARPGNKVYGVPSVKANWYADVKRAGAIGRNVFWPAPNVDSGLVALVRRAEPVKTTATKAEVFAAVDAAFAQRRKTLRAALSGWAGSPAAAEAALVAAGISPQARGEALTVEEFARIAEHKPAAERPAL; this is encoded by the coding sequence GTGAGCACCGCAGAGCAGCACGACGCCCCCGACGCCCTTCTCGGCCCCGCCGACATCCGAGAACTGGCGGCCGCCCTCGGCGTACGCCCCACGAAGCAGAAGGGCCAGAACTTCGTCATCGACGCCAACACGGTCCGCCGCATCGTGCGCACCGCAGGCGTACGGCCCGAGGACGTGGTCGTCGAGGTCGGCCCCGGACTCGGCTCCCTGACGCTGGCGCTGCTGGAAGCCGCCGCGCACGTCACCGCCGTGGAGATCGACGACATCCTGGCCGCCGCGCTGCCGGCCACCATCGAGGCCCGGCTGCCCGCGAAGAAGGACCGGTTCGCGCTGGTCCACTCCGACGCGATGCTCGTCCAGGAGCTGCCCGGCCCGGCGCCCACCGCGCTCGTCGCCAACCTCCCGTACAACGTCGCCGTCCCGGTGCTCCTCCACATGCTCGACCGCTTCCCGACCATCGAGCGGACCCTCGTCATGGTCCAGGCCGAGGTCGCCGACCGGCTCGCCGCCCGGCCCGGCAACAAGGTCTACGGAGTGCCCTCCGTGAAGGCCAACTGGTACGCCGACGTCAAGCGGGCCGGCGCCATCGGCCGCAACGTCTTCTGGCCCGCGCCGAACGTCGACTCCGGACTCGTCGCCCTGGTCCGCCGCGCCGAGCCGGTCAAGACCACCGCCACCAAGGCCGAGGTCTTCGCCGCCGTCGACGCCGCCTTCGCCCAGCGCCGCAAGACCCTGCGCGCCGCCCTGTCCGGCTGGGCGGGCTCCCCGGCCGCCGCCGAGGCCGCCCTGGTCGCCGCCGGGATCTCCCCGCAGGCCCGCGGCGAGGCCCTGACCGTCGAGGAGTTCGCCCGCATCGCGGAGCACAAGCCCGCCGCCGAGAGGCCCGCCCTGTGA
- a CDS encoding 4-(cytidine 5'-diphospho)-2-C-methyl-D-erythritol kinase, whose amino-acid sequence MSSAVPAAAPASVTVRVPAKVNVQLAVGAARPDGFHDLANVFLAVSLYDEVTATPADALRVTCAGPDAAQVPLDRTNLAARAAELLAARHGLEPHVHLHIDKDIPVAGGMAGGSADGAAALLACDALWGTRASREELLEICAELGSDVPFSLVGGAALGTGRGELLTPLETGGTFHWVFAMADGGLSTPAVFREFDRLAEGHAIPVPAASRELLDALGKGDTEGLAAALANDLQAAAVSLRPQLADTLAAGRAAGALAALVSGSGPTTAFLVPDVATADRVAAALLASGTCRTARTATAPAPGATVL is encoded by the coding sequence GTGAGCTCCGCCGTGCCCGCCGCCGCGCCGGCGTCCGTCACCGTCCGCGTCCCCGCCAAGGTCAACGTCCAGCTGGCGGTCGGCGCCGCCCGCCCCGACGGCTTCCACGACCTCGCGAACGTCTTCCTCGCCGTCTCCCTGTACGACGAGGTGACCGCCACCCCGGCCGACGCGCTCCGCGTCACCTGCGCCGGCCCGGACGCCGCCCAGGTCCCGCTGGACCGCACCAACCTGGCCGCCCGCGCCGCCGAACTCCTCGCCGCCCGGCACGGCCTCGAACCGCACGTCCACCTGCACATCGACAAGGACATCCCGGTCGCCGGCGGAATGGCCGGCGGCAGCGCGGACGGCGCCGCGGCCCTGCTCGCCTGCGACGCCCTGTGGGGCACCCGCGCGAGCCGGGAGGAACTGCTGGAGATCTGCGCCGAACTCGGCAGCGACGTCCCCTTCAGCCTGGTCGGCGGCGCCGCCCTCGGCACCGGCCGCGGCGAGCTGCTGACCCCGCTGGAGACCGGCGGCACCTTCCACTGGGTGTTCGCCATGGCCGACGGGGGCCTGTCCACCCCGGCCGTCTTCCGCGAGTTCGACCGGCTGGCCGAGGGTCACGCCATCCCCGTGCCCGCCGCTTCCCGGGAACTGCTCGACGCCCTGGGCAAGGGCGACACCGAGGGCTTGGCAGCCGCACTGGCCAACGATCTCCAGGCCGCCGCCGTCTCGCTGAGGCCGCAGCTCGCCGACACCCTTGCCGCCGGGCGGGCGGCCGGCGCCCTGGCTGCGCTGGTCTCCGGCTCCGGACCCACCACCGCGTTCCTGGTGCCGGACGTGGCGACTGCCGACCGGGTGGCCGCGGCGCTCCTCGCCTCCGGCACCTGCCGCACGGCACGCACCGCCACAGCCCCCGCACCGGGCGCAACCGTCCTCTGA
- a CDS encoding ABC-F family ATP-binding cassette domain-containing protein, with product MAVNLVNVEAVSKVYGTRTLLDGISLGVSEGDRIGVVGRNGDGKTTLIRMLAKLEEPDTGRVTHTGGARMGVLTQHDSLDPAATIRHEIIRDMVDHEWAGNAKIRDVLTGLFGGLHLPGFEQGLDTVIGPLSGGERRRIALAKLLIAEQDLLVLDEPTNHLDVEGISWLAGHLQERRSALVCVTHDRWFLDQVCTRMWDVQRGDVHEYEGGYSDYVFARAERERIAATEESKRQNLMRKELAWLRRGAPARTSKPRYRIEAANELIADVPPPRDRSELMRFANARLGKTVFELEDVTVQAGPKTLLKHLTWHLGPGDRIGLVGVNGAGKTSLLRALAEAARTQGEAQPAAGSVTVGKTVKLAYLSQEVGELDPSLRVLEAVQRVRDRVDLGKGREMTAGQLCEQFGFTKEKQWTPVGDLSGGERRRLQILRLLMDEPNVLFLDEPTNDLDIETLTQLEDLLDGWPGSMIVISHDRFFIERTTDTVMALLGDQSLRMLPRGLDEYLERRRRMTDEAAPAPAPAVAAAAKEKAASTAAAKDGRAQKKELQKIERQLNKISDRETNLHAQIADHATDFAKVATLDAELRELITERDELEMRWLELAEDA from the coding sequence ATGGCCGTCAATCTGGTCAATGTCGAGGCAGTCAGCAAGGTGTACGGCACCCGTACCCTGCTCGACGGCATCTCCCTCGGCGTATCCGAGGGGGACCGGATCGGCGTCGTGGGCCGCAACGGCGACGGGAAGACCACCCTCATCCGCATGCTGGCCAAGCTGGAGGAGCCCGACACCGGCCGGGTCACCCACACCGGCGGCGCCCGGATGGGTGTCCTCACCCAGCACGACTCGCTCGACCCCGCGGCCACCATCCGCCACGAGATCATCCGTGACATGGTCGACCACGAGTGGGCCGGCAACGCCAAGATCCGCGACGTGCTGACGGGCCTCTTCGGCGGCCTGCACCTGCCCGGCTTCGAGCAGGGCCTCGACACCGTCATCGGCCCGCTCTCCGGCGGCGAGCGCCGGCGCATCGCGCTCGCCAAGCTCCTGATCGCCGAGCAGGACCTCCTCGTCCTCGACGAGCCCACCAACCACCTGGACGTCGAGGGCATCTCCTGGCTCGCCGGACACCTCCAGGAGCGCCGGTCCGCGCTCGTCTGCGTCACCCACGACCGCTGGTTCCTCGACCAGGTCTGCACCCGCATGTGGGACGTCCAGCGCGGTGACGTGCACGAGTACGAAGGCGGCTACAGCGACTACGTGTTCGCCCGCGCCGAGCGCGAGCGGATCGCCGCCACCGAGGAGTCCAAGCGGCAGAACCTGATGCGCAAGGAGCTGGCGTGGCTGCGCCGCGGCGCCCCCGCCCGCACCTCCAAGCCCCGCTACCGCATCGAGGCCGCCAACGAGCTCATCGCCGACGTGCCGCCGCCGCGCGACCGCTCCGAGCTGATGCGCTTCGCCAACGCCCGCCTCGGCAAGACCGTCTTCGAGCTGGAGGACGTGACCGTCCAGGCCGGCCCCAAGACCCTCCTCAAGCACCTCACCTGGCACCTCGGCCCCGGCGACCGCATCGGCCTGGTCGGCGTCAACGGCGCCGGCAAGACCTCGCTGCTGCGCGCCCTCGCCGAAGCCGCCCGCACCCAGGGCGAGGCCCAGCCGGCGGCCGGCTCCGTCACCGTGGGCAAGACCGTCAAGCTGGCCTACCTCTCCCAGGAGGTCGGCGAGCTCGACCCGTCGCTGCGCGTCCTGGAGGCCGTCCAGCGGGTCCGCGACCGTGTCGACCTCGGCAAGGGCCGCGAGATGACGGCGGGCCAGCTGTGCGAGCAGTTCGGCTTCACCAAGGAGAAGCAGTGGACGCCCGTCGGCGACCTCTCCGGCGGTGAGCGGCGCCGGCTGCAGATCCTGCGCCTGCTGATGGACGAGCCCAACGTGCTCTTCCTCGACGAGCCCACCAACGACCTCGACATCGAGACCCTCACCCAGCTGGAGGACCTCCTCGACGGCTGGCCCGGCTCGATGATCGTCATCAGCCACGACCGCTTCTTCATCGAGCGCACCACCGACACGGTGATGGCCCTGCTCGGCGACCAGAGCCTGCGGATGCTGCCGCGCGGCCTGGACGAGTACCTGGAGCGCCGCCGCCGGATGACCGACGAGGCCGCCCCCGCGCCGGCTCCCGCCGTGGCCGCCGCCGCGAAGGAGAAGGCCGCGAGCACCGCCGCCGCGAAGGACGGGCGCGCCCAGAAGAAGGAACTCCAGAAGATCGAGCGGCAGCTCAACAAGATCTCGGACCGCGAGACGAACCTGCACGCGCAGATCGCCGATCACGCCACCGACTTCGCGAAGGTCGCCACCCTCGACGCGGAGCTCCGGGAACTCATCACGGAGCGCGACGAGTTGGAGATGCGCTGGCTGGAGCTGGCCGAGGACGCGTAG